Part of the bacterium genome, ATTTTTGGCTCGATAGTACGAGCAGAGATGGTAGAGCCGTCAGAGGAGATAGTCGCAGCGGTGTTTGTGGAGGTGGAACAACTGCCTCCAGTTGAGCCACTTGACCGTGCTGCTTCTCGAATGCGTGCCCGCAGGGCTGATATTCGGCTGGCAGTATCGCTTCCATCTGAGCCGCCTGACACGCCTGGTGCCTCACTCTCTCCGAGAATATCTTGCAGCTTTGTGGCGATATCAATCGCGTCAGCATGAACGATAGGAATGATGCTTAAGTCCCGCCCACGAGAAGCAACGTCTAGGCCAGTGATGAGCTCGATTACTCGCGCAATATTATCATCGGAATCAATAATGATAAGCGAATTGGTTCCCGTATAGGCATTGATTAATCCGTTTGATGAGACAAGGGGCGAGAGAATCTGCTTGGCGTCATCCGCATTGATATATTTCAGGTGCACGAGACGGGTAACGACTGCTGCTGTTGGATCGTGTTTGCGACTCGCATCGTCTGTTATTGTAGGAATTGTCGATTGGATCGCTTCTTTTGAAGGTACGATTTTCCACAGATTTTCGCCGATTGGCACTGAGGAGAATCCTTTAAGCGCTAATACGGAGTCGAGAATCTTTAGGGACTCTTCGGCCGAGACTTCTGAGGGGAGGTAGAGCGATACTTTCCCCTGAATTCGTTCATCGAGAATAAAGTTCCGTTGCGTCTTTTCGCTAAATAGTCGAATGAGCGCGGAGATGTCGGCATTCTTTACATTGATAATCGTTCCTTCAGTGGCAACATCTGAATCTGCTTTTGGCACTTGAGCATAAGCTGCCTGTGGGGAAAGCAGAGAAGAGATATTTGACAAATCAAGAGAGGGTAGGCTCCCTGCTACGAGAAAGAGTGGGCCTGCCAGGAGAAAAAGTGAAATGGTCACCGTAGAGAGTAGTAGTCGCGAGAAAATTTGCTCGGTAGAGAGTCGCACCATCAAGTATGGTGCGTTCGAATTATTGTAAGCGCTGTGTTCCTGAGTAAATGCTCTTTTCATTTCCTATGCTCTTTTTCGGGTCATAACGGTTCTGTAAAGCACGACCGATCTTGACGGGTGCGACTATTCGTTATCACCGGATTCTATAATTGAAGGTCTTTGGTTTCCTACTCCTTTCCAGTTCTAAGGTGAGATTTCTCTCCTCTCTAAGCTGCTCAAATAGTTTCATCGCTTGACTGACATCTCCAAGACTATTCCCATTGATATTTTTCAGAATATCCCCATTCTTGAGCCCGATCTTTTCGTACATGCTCCCCGACTTAATGGCAAACAACCGAAAGCCCACTGCTTGTCCATCTTTATAGAATGGTACGGCTCTCGCTTGCGTCAGTAAAAGGGGTAAATTTTCCAGAGCCTCATTTAATTCTGTTTCTTGAACCACAATCTCTTCTGAGTCAGTAGGCGGGCTTGAGGAAGCCGAGCTCTCGGAGGGGAGGTCCTCAATTACAAGAACTTCTATCTTCCCCTGATAATCTAACTCTACTTTGGAAGAGTGAATCTTTGATACGCTGGCAACCTCAAAGACCGCATCGCCTTCTCTAAATACGTCTTGAGTTTTTTTCTTTTTATCTTCGATGATTGCACTCGAGCCTCCACCTTTGTTGTAGAAGATTCCAATGAGGGTCAAGTTCAGAGGCTTGCTCTCCGTTTTTCTCGTAGGGGCCTCTGCTACTGATGTGCTCGAAGCGCTTTCGGTGATTCCAAAGAGTTTTGTTTTTTCAATGGCTCTGGCATCGGCTCGACTGAGGGGCGAACGCCGAGCATTTTCAGCTGGCTTATTTTCTTTTCTACGCATTCGTGCTTCTTCAGTGCTTGAGCGAATCTTTTGAATTTCTGGTGGAGGGGTAAAGAGCTCTTTCATAATGAAAGTCGTTGTTAGCATGAGCAGCAGAAAGAGAGATGCCCAGCTGAACATCCATAAACCAGAAGCTGCTCGCGCTATGTTTGAACGAGTGAGCAGCCGTCGACACAACAAGTCGAAATCAAATCGTGGGGATGGGGTGATGCGCTCAGACATGACCATCATAGTATCGCTCATAATAAGGAAGCCGCAAGGAGTTAGGTACCCTCTTTTCGATGAGAAAATGGGGAGAAAGGATCCGAATAATGGCTGAGAAAGGAACTTATCAGGAGATACGTTCTCAGTGCGGAAAAGCTTTGGCCCAAAGGGCGTAATCCCATCCGTTCTATTGCTTCTCTGCTAGGATAATTCGCGGTGGATTATCCATTTGAAACGCTATAAACGGGGAGTTGCTTTCTAAACGGAGAACCCCATCTTTTCCTATGGAGAGCGGCTCACCATCAAAACATTCAAGGTTGATCGCTTGTGGGAGCGTGGCTGGAAGACTGATGGTGACGAGACCGGATGATGGAGCTCCGACCTCTGTAACATACGATGCGGGAGGAGAAGCTACTAACTCAATCGAGACTTTCTTGCCTCCTCGTACTGAGCACGAAACATCTCGAAGAGAAGTTGGACGGAGTACACTGGTGGAAGTGGATTTTTCGCTCGGGTTCTGCCCCTGTTCAGAGACTGATGAAGACGTTTCTTCTCTTGTTTTCTCCAAACGAGTATTTTTCACTTCGCTTTTATTGAGTTCGGCAGTAGTAAGTTTAGCAGCTGCGAGTTTGGAAGCAGGATTGAGGGAGGCTTTTACGACGTCCTCTTCAGGGGCATTTTCCGCCAACATTTTTTCTTCTGTGATCCCAAACTGCTGCATGACTTTCTGGTAGCGGGCATGGCGCTTACGCGCAGCTCTCTGGTGCCCCCGTCGCTCATAAAAGTCAGCAACGAGTTTCTCGTGCTGAGCAAGAGATCGATAGGCTTCATCGAGATAGGCCTCAACCTGGGGACGAAACATTGAGTCCGGATGCCGTCTCAGAAATTCCTGATAGTGTTCAACGGCGCGTTCTATCGGATCGCGATCGCGACCTATATCAGTATTCATCAACTGAAAGCTTCTTCCCGCGCGCATTCTTATATACGGCGTGCTGTCTGAGAGCGGGTAGTTTCTTAGCGCCTCTTCATAGAGTTTTGCCGCCTCGTCAAAATCAAGTTGAATAAAACTTGTATCTGCTAGCTTTATCGAGGCAAATTCTGCATACGGACCAAGCGGATAGTTTTCAACGATTGAGCGAAATGAATCTTGCGCTACAAGGAGGTAGTTTTTCGCATACACTTTTTTTGCAGAAGCAAAGAGTTCTTTTTCTGTTCCCTGAATAGAGGGCGTCCCATTGATTGGCACCTCTTTTACTAATTCCTCCTCCACTGGCTTTGAAGAGGTGGAGGAGCATCCCACGAGCAGTTGACTCATGCCGATCGTTAATACAACAAGACCCAGCGAATTATAGAGGCGAGTACAGAGGAGCACTTCTCTAATTTTGGGGAGAGAAAGAAATATTTTCATCAGTATCATCTCTTGGTATACGTTCCCTGCACCGTTTTTGGTCAGCTACTATTTGTTATGTCACGTTGTTTTCTGTCACGTTGTTTTCTTACGGGAACTCGGATATTGACTCTCAAACGCGTATGTCGAGAATCAATGGTGAGCTGGCACCGCAGCGCGAGAATTAAAAACTGTTTTATTGTTGCGAGTTTTTAGCGGCTTTGCAACTGACCTCTTTGATTTGGGTGGGAAATTATCGGTATGGACGTTTTAAGAACTCGAAATGACATAACTCAGTGGTCCCGTCGGATGCGGGCTGCTGGCGAAACAATCGTCCTCGTGCCTACCATGGGAGCATTGCACGAGGGGCATTTGTCGCTCGTGGATCAGGCTCGGACGCATGGCACGAAGACAGTTGTATCAATCTTTGTAAATCCGAAGCAGTTTAATGTTACAGCCGATTTAGAGCGTTATCCTCGTGATGAAGCTCGCGATTTGGCGTTGTTGGCGGAGCGGGGAGTTGACCTTGTGTTTGCTCCTGATGAGAGTGTGATTTATCCAGAGCGGTTTTCTTCGCATGTTTCTGTTCGAGCGTTGACGGAATGTTATGAAGGCGCTGGGCGTCCCGGCCATTTTGCAGGGGTTACAACAGTCGTTACGATACTCTTTAATCTTGTGGCTCCGCATGCGGCTGTTTTCGGTGAAAAGGATTTTCAGCAGTTGCGAGTTATTGAGCAAATGGTGGGAGATCTCGGCGTTGATATCGAGATCCTGCGTGCTCCTCTTGTGCGAGAAGAAGATGGGCTAGCGATGAGTTCGCGAAATGTTCGTCTGTCGTCTGAGGGAAGAATTCAAGCTTTGGTTTTAGGACGCTCATTGCGCCGAGCTGCAGAAGAGAGACGGAACCAGAGCCGACAGAGTGAAGATATAGTCTTAGCAGCGATGAGTGAATTAAACCCGCTGATTGAAAGCAAGCAGATTACCCTCGAATATCTTGTAGTAGTTGATGAAGAGACTCTGGAGCCAATTCTTGATATTGCTCCTGAGCATCCAGCCCGCATTTTGGTTGCTGCTATGGTTGAAGGTGTGCGGTTACTTGATAATATGCCACTGTAGTTTCTTCGCCACCGAAGCGTATGCCAAGGGCAACAGCCGCGCCGTTGAGCAGCAACACCCATCGAATAAGTCGTAGTATCCAGCCAGGGCAGCCGAGAGCTGCTAGCTCAGGAGAGTTTTTGCCCTTTTGGGAATCAACTCTTGAAAAAGCACCGCTTCTTGACCAAAGGCATCCCCAGAAGCCCTCAGACGGCTTGCCACGTGTTCTGCCGTCTTCATTGCCTCGTTTTCGGATAGCGGTGGAGACTCACGCGCAAGTATTCGCGCAAGGCGAACAACATTTCCAAGCTCTGCTTGTACTGTTAGCAGTGCACACACCGCTTTATCAGAGTTTATGTTGTCCTTCTCTTTTGGCTTTCGTTCGGGTCTAGTTTGTTTATCGTCTGCTTCCATGCTACCTCAGTGTATCATTCAGAGGCGTAACACCAAAGATGGTGTCGGAGGGAAGTTTCATCTACTGAATAATCTGCTGTCATTTGTTCTGTGAATCCTGAATCCCAGAGAATTAGCATGGATCCTTGCTAGAAAATAGGATGCCCTTCTGCTTTTTTCCGCTTGGCGGTTGAAAAGCAGAGAGGGCGCTTGTCCTCTTTTTTGCGAGTTGGGAGCTTGCCACCGTCTACTACGTGAAAAGCTCTTTCGGAGCAGTTCACTTTAAGGGCGGCTATTCCATCTACGATTTCTTCGTAGAGAGTCTCCTCGAAGTCCTTGTGGGCTTTATCTTCAAGTGTTTGAAGACGAATCTCAGCCTCAAGAATTTTGTCGAGAGCTCTTTGGAAAACACCAAGAGCGATTGTTTGCTCGGACTCAGACATCTCCGAGAGTGTGTCAAGAAGTTTGCCGGCTTCACTTCCTCCTGCACCATCGAGGAGAGATTTAATCTGAAGTTGTAGGCTAAACAGATTTTTTGTGAAGTAACCGTTTACATCTTCTCGTTTCATGACTGTTCCATCCATTCGTAATGAGCTAGGGCGTTCACTCGTTGCACTCTCTTATCGCAGTCTCTTCCAGAGTTGCTTCACTTTTTAGTTAGCAAAAGAGATGCCGATTGAGTCAGTGTTGCTAACATGCTGATTGTAATGGGCCTTTCTGCTTTTCGAATTGAAATAGGGCGAAGTTTTTTTGGTCACGTGTCTTATGAGACAACAGGTGTCGTTTCGTAAACGATACGAAATTCTATGAGGCATTGCGCGAGATGTTCAGTGTCAGCACCTGGTTTCAGTGAAGGGCGCCACTTAGCTCGTTTCTGTGTTTAAGCAGAGAGACGGGTGCCCGAAAGATGGACATCACTGAGCGATTGACCGAAGACGGGACGAAGCCGTTCTTGAAGAATCGCAAGGATTGAAGCCGCATCATACCCATGCATGGCGTACTGTTCTTTCTGGCTTGCATGTGGTGTACACACGTCGAGGGCGCCAAATCGAAGGCAGGTGGGGCGAGTGCTCTCGTCAATCTCTTCTCCGAGAACCTCTAACACCGCCGAGCCGATACCGCCAATGAGGGTTTGGTCTTCGATAGTGATTACGTAATCGTGAGTTCTTCCAATTTGTTGAATCAGCTTCCTGTCAATTGGTTTTACGCTTCGAAGATTTGCCACCGTTGGGTTAATTCCATACTGACTACAAATGGCATCTGCCACTTCAAGAGCGGTATAAGTAACTGGCCCAGCCGCTAAGAACGCAATTCGCTCTCCTTTCCTTAGAACTTCACCTTTCCCTATGGGA contains:
- a CDS encoding pantoate--beta-alanine ligase, translating into MDVLRTRNDITQWSRRMRAAGETIVLVPTMGALHEGHLSLVDQARTHGTKTVVSIFVNPKQFNVTADLERYPRDEARDLALLAERGVDLVFAPDESVIYPERFSSHVSVRALTECYEGAGRPGHFAGVTTVVTILFNLVAPHAAVFGEKDFQQLRVIEQMVGDLGVDIEILRAPLVREEDGLAMSSRNVRLSSEGRIQALVLGRSLRRAAEERRNQSRQSEDIVLAAMSELNPLIESKQITLEYLVVVDEETLEPILDIAPEHPARILVAAMVEGVRLLDNMPL
- the bamD gene encoding outer membrane protein assembly factor BamD is translated as MILMKIFLSLPKIREVLLCTRLYNSLGLVVLTIGMSQLLVGCSSTSSKPVEEELVKEVPINGTPSIQGTEKELFASAKKVYAKNYLLVAQDSFRSIVENYPLGPYAEFASIKLADTSFIQLDFDEAAKLYEEALRNYPLSDSTPYIRMRAGRSFQLMNTDIGRDRDPIERAVEHYQEFLRRHPDSMFRPQVEAYLDEAYRSLAQHEKLVADFYERRGHQRAARKRHARYQKVMQQFGITEEKMLAENAPEEDVVKASLNPASKLAAAKLTTAELNKSEVKNTRLEKTREETSSSVSEQGQNPSEKSTSTSVLRPTSLRDVSCSVRGGKKVSIELVASPPASYVTEVGAPSSGLVTISLPATLPQAINLECFDGEPLSIGKDGVLRLESNSPFIAFQMDNPPRIILAEKQ